A genomic stretch from Puntigrus tetrazona isolate hp1 chromosome 6, ASM1883169v1, whole genome shotgun sequence includes:
- the zbtb11 gene encoding zinc finger and BTB domain-containing protein 11 — MSSEESYLAIQRYLTDEREPYAPGTHGNTKRKIRKAAACYIVRNGILYYQRRQKGLDEFTELEVVLQAERRKELITEAHITSGGEHLNQQQTWEIISQKYWWRGVLKQVKDCIRECSYCQSKQEKGRGGAEDATKQATVRQARRKTSVCASEEEDDEANEDLDSEQSSAVDKHELVFVDSKGIVKQFLPKHGQTMLDKLNQQRMNNEFCDITLLIEGEEHRAHKAVLASCSDYFYELFVEKGAMTSHEAVVDLSGFSKASFLPLLDFAYTSNLTFNFCVMAEVATLARHLLMAEVLQICESVHKKVEEQKLMVYQRGDIHTVVSSQSAPPQPITPTASETYVVTMQSEGTPEEGQSLAVITSEIGTAESLALLAGATVDGETMTVVTHSGQAGSAESLAMVAHSGQVEEGETMTLVTHSGQAGSGESLAVVQACWSVEEPQVGDAPVGESMQTGAFLISVDPGKTDASDIVHLAAAAPPAVQDEPQAPEPMCQPEPTAAPPPAPAPVKRRPGRPPKVKQQEPPPPPSEDETAEMEGVEDGSPADGEKKEEECVDPNKRYLRKRSVKEGGYVRLHMGLETEEEEKSTSPLTKTPQKFARRGRPVQSAKKNLEEFSETNLEAASDAVAALAEEPEPVADQPEIVEGGALQGDPGGAAEGEHSCNECGLVFHRRYALIMHALKHEKTRSFKCSICNKEFQYAASLRAHLARHKHQKTQRASMTRALAAEDSQGSEDQTKYRTKREFVCDICGKTLPKLYSLRIHMLNHTGVRPHTCKVCGKSFATKHSLKMHRSLHDSLKRFQCTVCDKSFVTKRSLEEHTSIHTGESKYLCTTCGASFHRASGLSKHLKKHQPRPEVRSFHCSHCDKSFFEAKDLQQHMNKHLGLKPFQCQVCGKCYSWKKDWYSHVKSHTVAEPFRCNVCGKEFFEKALFRRHVKKATHGKKGRVKQNLERECEHCGRKFTQLREYRRHMNNHQGVKPFECLTCGVAWADARSLKRHVRTHTGERPYVCPLCQEAHIDARTVRKHITKFHGDQLPGKIMLEKDTLQFHNQGTQVEHAVSILSSELPPELQPPQPPTTEEIETVLITEETVEAVQAVSEGAVATLSDQSIMQVVNYVLAQQAVVKVEEGPEIIQTMEVEVAHVAEVE; from the exons ATGTCGAGCGAGGAGAGTTACTTAGCCATCCAGCGCTACTTGACTGATGAACGTGAGCCTTACGCACCGGGCACGCACGGCAACACCAAGAGGAAGATCCGGAAAGCGGCTGCTTGTTACATAGTGCGCAACGGGATTCTTTATTATCAGAGGCGGCAGAAAGGCCTGGATGAGTTCACGGAGCTGGAAGTGGTGCTGCAGGCCGAGAGACGGAAGGAACTGATCACGGAGGCGCACATCACGTCCGGAGGGGAACACCTCAACCAGCAGCAAACGTGGGAAATCATCTCCCAGAAGTACTGGTGGAGAG GAGTGCTGAAGCAGGTTAAGGACTGCATCAGAGAGTGCAGTTACTGCCAAAGCAAGCAGGAGAAGGGAAGAGGCGGTGCTGAAGATGCCACCAAACAAGCAACTGTCCGACAGGCGAGAAGAAAGACATCTGTATGCGCCAGCGAGGAAGAAGACGACGAGGCAAATGAGGATTTGGATTCGGAGCAGTCCAGCGCAGTTGATAAACACGAATTGGTGTTT GTGGACAGTAAGGGAATTGTCAAGCAGTTCTTACCAAAGCATGGGCAGACGATGCTGGACAAGTTGAACCAGCAGCGAATGAATAATGAATTCTGTGATATCACCCTGCTTATTGAGGGTGAGGAGCATCGAGCACATAAAGCTGTCCTGGCCTCCTGCAGTGACTATTTCTACGAGCTTTTTGTGGAAAAGGGTGCTATGACCAGTCACGAAGCTGTCGTTGACCTCTCTG GCTTCAGCAAGGCCAGTTTTCTACCATTACTGGATTTTGCCTACACCTCCAATCTGACCTTCAACTTTTGCGTGATGGCAGAGGTCGCCACATTGGCACGGCACTTACTGATGGCGGAGGTGCTTCAGATCTGCGAGTCCGTGCATAAGAAAGTAGAAGAGCAGAAGCTGATGGTCTACCAGAGAGGAGACATTCACACTGTGGTATCCAGCCAATCTGCGCCCCCTCAGCCAATCACACCCACCGCTTCCGAAACCTACGTAGTGACTATGCAGAGTGAAGGTACGCCTGAAGAAGGGCAGTCCCTGGCTGTAATCACAAGTGAAATCGGAACGGCTGAATCGCTGGCGTTGCTTGCCGGTGCGACCGTAGATGGAGAAACGATGACTGTAGTCACTCACAGCGGACAGGCGGGCTCAGCGGAGTCGCTTGCCATGGTGGCCCACAGCGGACAGGTAGAAGAGGGCGAGACTATGACTCTGGTCACTCACTCTGGCCAGGCTGGTTCGGGTGAGTCCCTGGCTGTAGTACAGGCCTGTTGGTCTGTAGAGGAGCCACAGGTCGGTGACGCACCTGTCGGAGAGAGCATGCAGACCGGAGCCTTTCTCATTAGTGTTGATCCTGGCAAGACAGATGCTTCTGACATCGTGCATTTAGCCGCAGCAGCGCCACCTGCTGTGCAGGATGAGCCCCAGGCGCCTGAGCCAATGTGCCAACCTGAACCTACAGCAGCACCGCCGCCGGCCCCTGCACCGGTGAAAAGAAGGCCAGGAAGACCGCCTAAAGTGAAGCAACAGGAACCGCCCCCTCCTCCTTCAGAGGACGAGACAGCGGAAATGGAGGGTGTTGAGGATGGATCCCCTGCggatggagagaaaaaagaagaggaatGTGTAGATCCCAACAAGAGATACCTGAGAAAACGGTCCGTGAAGGAAGGAGGGTATGTTCGTCTTCATATGGGACTTGAGActgaggaggaagagaaaagcACCTCGCCTCTTACAAAG ACACCTCAGAAATTTGCCAGGAGAGGCCGCCCAGTTCAATCTGCCAAGAAGAATCTTGAAGAGTTTTCGGAGACAAACCTGGAGGCTGCTTCTGATGCCGTAGCTGCTTTAGCAGAGGAACCGGAGCCTGTTGCAGACCAGCCAGAGATTGTGGAGGGAGGTGCACTGCAGGGAGACCCAGGAGGAGCTGCAGAGGGAGAGCACTCGTGTAACGAATGTGGTTTGGTGTTCCACAGGCGCTACGCCCTCATCATGCATGCTCTGAAACACGAGAAGACTCGCAGCTTCAAGTGCAGC ATTTGCAATAAGGAGTTCCAGTACGCCGCTTCGCTCCGTGCGCATTTGGCTCGTCACAAGCATCAGAAGACCCAGAGAGCCAGCATGACAAGAGCATTGGCCGCAGAAGATTCTCAGGGGTCAGAAGATCAGACGAAGTACCGCACCAAACGGGAGTTTGTGTGCGACATCTGCGGCAAGACTCTGCCCAAGCTGTACTCCTTGCGCATTCATATGCTGAACCACACGGGGGTGAGGCCACACACCTGCAAGGTTTGCGGGAAGAGCTTTGCCACCAAGCACAGTCTGAAGATGCACCGGTCTCTGCACGACTCCCTCAAGAGATTTCAGTGCACTGTCTGTGACAAATCTTTCGTCACCAAGAGAAGCCTGGAGGAGCATACAAGCATTCACACAg GTGAATCCAAGTACTTATGCACAACCTGTGGAGCGTCTTTTCACCGTGCTTCCGGACTAAGCAAACATCTCAAGAAACATCAACCCAGACCTGAGGTCCGCTCATTCCACTGTTCTCA CTGTGATAAGAGTTTCTTTGAAGCAAAAGACCTGCAGCAGCACATGAATAAGCACTTAGGCCTAAAGCCCTTCCAGTGCCAGGTCTGCGGCAAATGCTACAGCTGGAAGAAGGACTGGTACTCGCACGTCAAATCTCACACCGTGGCAGAGCCCTTCAG GTGTAATGTGTGTGGGAAGGAGTTCTTTGAGAAAGCCCTGTTTAGACGGCATGTCAAGAAAGCCACTCATGGAAAGAAGGGCAGAGTGAAGCAGAACTTGGAGAGAGAGTGCGAACACTGTGGGAGGAAGTTCACCCAGCTCAGAGAGTACCGCCGCCACATGAATAATCATCAGG GAGTGAAGCCCTTTGAGTGTCTGACCTGTGGCGTCGCGTGGGCCGACGCTCGTTCTCTGAAGCGGCACGTTCGCACTCACACGGGCGAGCGCCCTTACGTGTGCCCGCTGTGCCAGGAGGCCCACATAGACGCCAGAACGGTTCGGAAGCACATCACGAAGTTCCACGGAGATCAGCTGCCCGGCAAGATCATGCTGGAGAAGGACACGCTGCAGTTCCACAACCAAGGCACGCAGGTGGAGCACGCCGTCAGCATCCTCAGCTCCGAGCTGCCCCCTGAACTTCAACCTCCGCAGCCTCCCACCACCGAGGAGATAGAGACCGTGCTCATCACAGAAGAAACGGTGGAGGCCGTGCAGGCTGTGAGCGAGGGAGCCGTGGCCACGTTGTCCGATCAGAGTATCATGCAGGTGGTGAACTATGTCCTGGCCCAGCAGGCCGTGGTTAAAGTGGAAGAGGGACCGGAAATCATCCAGACCATGGAAGTGGAGGTGGCTCATGTGGCAGAGGTGGAATAA
- the dpt gene encoding dermatopontin, which produces MSSAHVLQALCLLMVFCTANAQNGYMYDTGEEWVNTWRQGFNFQCPHGEVLVAIRSYFSEKEGSDRLWNFECQRTPYDWGEPNECWWDDINRAGLEWSSVCTNNGLVAGVQSKYFEAVLDREWQFYCCRYARRCPYSCWKTNDVPEYPREEGEMVVPSYGYFIRGAQTTFSGVLRDRQWKYILCRMTDFDCQFENF; this is translated from the exons ATGAGCTCAGCACATGTTCTGCAGGCTCTGTGCCTGCTGATGGTTTTCTGCACAGCCAACGCTCAGAACGGCTACATGTATGATACCGGTGAGGAGTGGGTGAATACCTGGCGCCAAGGCTTCAACTTTCAGTGTCCCCATGGTGAAGTCTTAGTGGCGATCAGGAGTTACTTCAGTGAAAAGGAAGGCTCGGACCGCCTGTGGAACTTTGAATGCCAGAGGACTCCTTATGACTGGGGAGAGCCCAACGAATGCTGGTGGGACGATATCAACAGAGCCGGGCTGGAATG GTCCTCGGTTTGCACTAACAATGGGCTGGTTGCTGGAGTGCAAAGTAAGTATTTTGAAGCAGTTCTGGATCGAGAATGGCAATTCTACTGCTGTCGATATGCCCGCAGGTGCCCATATTCCTGCTG GAAGACGAATGATGTTCCCGAGTACCCCAGAGAAGAGGGAGAGATGGTAGTGCCCAGTTACGGCTACTTTATAAGGGGGGCTCAAACTACTTTCAGTGGTGTATTGAG GGATCGGCAGTGGAAGTATATCTTGTGCCGAATGACAGACTTTGATTGTCAGTTTGAAAACTTCTAG